Proteins encoded within one genomic window of Cucumis sativus cultivar 9930 chromosome 3, Cucumber_9930_V3, whole genome shotgun sequence:
- the LOC101221818 gene encoding thermospermine synthase ACAULIS5, with translation MADVSSANLVNNGNELIEKGHSLNGYRKSCWYEEEIEENLRWSFALNSILHTGASQYQDIALLDTKPFGKALVIDGKLQSAETDEFIYHECLVHPALLHHPNPKSIFIMGGGEGSTARELLRHKTVEKVVMCDIDEEVVDFCKSYLIVNKEAFCDPRLELIINDARAELENRTELYDVIVGDLADPIEGGPCYKLYTKSFYEYTVKPRLKQDGIFITQAGPAGIFSHTEVFSCIYNTLKQVFKYVVPYSAHIPSFADTWGWVMASDTPFNLNADDLDQRIKQRITGENKYFDGKTFSSASTLSKAVRKSLDNETQVYTEETARFIYGYGAEACKLNQV, from the exons ATGGCTGATGTTTCCTCTGCTAATTTGGTTAACAATGGGAATGAGCTTATTGAGAAGGGTCATTCTTTAAATGGGTATCGAAAAAGCTGTTGgtatgaagaagaaattgaagagaattTAAGATGGTCCTTCGCTCTTAATAG TATACTACATACTGGAGCTTCTCAGTATCAAGATATCGCGTTACTCGACACAAAGCCATTCGGGAAGGCGTTGGTTATCGATGGAAAACTACAGAGTGCAGAAACTGATGAATTCATTTACCATGAATGCCTTGTTCACCCTGCACTTCTCCATCATCCCAA TCCAAAGTCCATTTTTATCATGGGAGGAGGTGAAGGCTCCACAGCAAGAGAACTACTTAGACATAAGACTGTGGAGAAAGTGGTAATGTGTGACATCGATGAG GAAGTTGTTGATTTCTGCAAGTCATACCTGATAGTAAACAAAGAAGCTTTCTGTGATCCAAGACTTGAACTTATCATTAACGATGCCAG AGCGGAGCTTGAGAATCGAACTGAGCTATACGACGTAATTGTTGGTGATCTCGCAGACCCAATCGAGGGTGGTCCTTGTTATAAACTCTATACCAAATCTTTCTATGAGTATACTGTGAAGCCTAGATTGAAGCAAGATGGCATATTTATCACTCAG GCTGGTCCAGCTGGAATTTTCAGCCATACTGAAGTGTTTTCCTGCATCTACAATACTCTAAAGCAAGTTTTTAAAT ATGTGGTGCCTTATTCTGCCCATATTCCTTCCTTTGCTGATACTTGGGGTTGGGTTATG GCCTCAGACACCCCTTTCAATCTGAATGCTGATGATTTGGACCAGAGAATCAAACAAAGAATCACAGGGGAAAACAAGTACTTTGATGGAAAAACATTCTCATCTGCCTCTACATTAAGCAAAGCAGTTCGGAAGTC ACTGGACAACGAGACGCAAGTGTACACGGAAGAAACAGCGAGGTTCATATATGGATATGGAGCTGAAGCCTGCAAGCTCAACCAAGTCTGA